In Carettochelys insculpta isolate YL-2023 chromosome 11, ASM3395843v1, whole genome shotgun sequence, a genomic segment contains:
- the PLCB3 gene encoding 1-phosphatidylinositol 4,5-bisphosphate phosphodiesterase beta-3 isoform X3: MGDFNHPDSWETNTATHRQSRKFLESVGDNFLMYMLKEPTRGCTQLDLLLPNREELVGEIDVSGNLGCSDHEMVDFRILTKGRKEPTTQTMVTLRVDPLGFFLYWNAPQMEVELLDISSIRDTRTGRYARVPKEPKLREILGLGGSEPHPEEKLLTVVHGPDLVNISFLNFMAVQEDVAKIWTEELFKLAMNILAQNASRNTFLQKIYTRLKLQVNQESRIPVKNILKMFSADKKRVETALESCGLNFNRSESIKPDEFTLEIFERFLNKLCLRPDIDKILLEIGAKGKPYLSLDQLMDFINQRQRDPRLNEVLYPPLSHDQVRQLIDKYEPNRQFLERDQMSMEGFGRYLGGEENSIVPPEKLDLSDDMSQPLSSYFINSSHNTYLTAGQLTGNSSVEMYRQVLLSGCRCIELDCWKGRPQDEEPFITHGFTMTTEIPFKEVIEAIAESAFKTSPFPVILSFENHVDSAKQQAKMAEYCRSIFGEALLIEPLEKYPLQAGVALPSPQELMGRILVKNKKQRQRRASKGPEGTSIRKRLLEPTVSDVGSGLGDLPSPPPGFPCVEQHKGATPQVIVNGEEKVLPERLAKLAEPRKSIDREAESEEEEEEEQPDPKKPTTDEGTASSEVNATEEMSTLVNYIEPVKFKSFQAASKRNKSFEMSSFVETKGLEQLTKSPMEFVEYNKKQLSRIYPKGTRVDSSNYMPQLFWNAGCQMVALNFQSLDLPMQLNLGMFEYNRRSGYLLKPEFMRREDKLFDPFTENIVDGIVANTVKVKIISGQFLSDKRVGIYVEVDTFGLPVDTKRKFRTRPSQGNSLNPVWDEEPFVFPKVVLPTLASLRIAVFEEGGKFVGHRILPVSAIRSGYHYICLRSESNQPLSLPALLVYTEANDYIPDDHQDYAEALINPIKHVSLMDQRAKQLVALMEESEESAEKPRETPGKQRPDVVAEPPTDSRQPPTALLSPTPSVASPEVLPQSLEELRQQKGYIKLLKKQYRELKELRKKHMKNISSLNKKLSTQVNQLHSNPLRRRSRVEWSLRRGQQDANGSLEALEQEVSRQKVELQEGQLRGLLQLRENQHQVERARKIEHLRQAQQRLRDITLDCQAAQLKRIKEMSEREKKELQKILDRKRHNSITEAKSRERQKKDVELTEINRRHINESVNSIRRLEEAQKRRQEKLVTGHQDILQQIEEEEPRLVEKLEQECELEAQVLPQEIRRFLQAELEGGVSNGHPPAAPQEEEDENTVL; encoded by the exons GAAGTTGAACTCCTGGACATCAGCTCCATCCGAGACACGAGGACTGGGCGCTATGCCAGAGTCCCGAAG GAGCCCAAGTTGCGGGAGATATTGGGGTTGGGGGGCTCAGAGCCTCACCCTGAGGAGAAGCTGCTGACTGTGGTGCATGGCCCCGACCTGGTCAACATCAGCTTCCTGAACTTCATGGCCGTGCAGGAGGACGTGGCCAAG ATCTGGACTGAGGAGCTGTTCAAACTGGCTATGAACATTCTAGCCCAAAATGCGTCTCGCAACACCTTCCTGCAGAAAAT ATACACCCGACTTAAACTCCAGGTGAACCAGGAGAGCCGGATCCCAGTGAAAAA CATCTTGAAGATGTTCTCGGCAGATAAGAAGCGTGTGGAGACAGCTCTGGAGTCCTGTGGCCTTAACTTCAATCGA AGTGAGTCCATCAAACCTGACGAATTCACCCTGGAGATCTTTGAGCGCTTCCTAAACAAGCTCTGCCTACGTCCCGACATCGATAAAATCCTGCTGGAGAT tgggGCGAAGGGGAAGCCCTACCTGAGCCTGGACCAGCTGATGGATTTCATCAACCAGCGGCAGCGGGACCCGCGGCTGAACGAGGTGCTGTACCCGCCTCTCAGCCACGACCAGGTGCGCCAGCTCATCGACAAATACGAGCCCAACCGCCAGTTCCTGGAGCGTG accagATGTCGATGGAGGGGTTCGGGCGCTACCTGGGGGGGGAGGAGAACAGCATCGTCCCCCCTGAAAAGCTGGACCTGAGCGACGACATGAGCCAGCCACTGAGCAGCTACTTCATCAACTCCTCCCACAACACCTACCTCACAG ccggCCAGCTGACAGGGAACTCCTCCGTGGAGATGTATCGGCAGGTGCTGCTGAGTGGCTGCCGCTGCATCGAACTTGACTGCTGGAAGGGGCGGCCCCAGGACGAGGAGCCCTTCATCACTCATGGCTTCACCATGACAACTGAGATCCCCTTCAAG GAGGTGATCGAGGCCATTGCTGAAAGCGCTTTCAAGACCTCCCCGTTCCCCGTCATCCTGTCCTTCGAGAACCACGTTGACTC ggccaagcagcagGCCAAGATGGCTGAGTACTGCCGCAGCATCTTCGGGGAGGCTCTGCTCATCGAGCCCCTGGAGAAATACCCG CTGCAAGCGGGCGTggcgctccccagcccccaggagctgATGGGCCGCATCCTGGTGAAGAACAAGAAGCAGCGGCAGCGACGGGCAAGCAAGGGCCCCGAGGGGACCAGTATCCGCAAGCGCCTGCTGGAGCCTACAGTGAGCGATGTGGGGTCGGGCCTCGGGGATCTGCCCTCACCCCCGCCAG GCTTTCCCTGTGTCGAGCAGCACAAAGGGGCCACCCCTCAGGTCATTGTCAATGGGGAGGAGAAGGTGCTGCCGGAGAGACTGGCCAAGCTGGCTGAGCCCCGCAAATCTAtcg accgGGAGGCTgagagtgaggaggaggaggaggaagagcagccaGACCCCAAGAAACCCACCACAGATGAG GGCACTGCCAGCAGTGAGGTGAATGCTACTGAGGAGATGTCCACACTGGTGAATTACATCGAACCCGTCAAATTCAAATCCTTCCAGGCGGCCAGCA agcgGAACAAGTCCTTCGAGATGTCGTCCTTCGTGGagaccaaggggctggagcagctcaccAAGAGCCCCATGGAGTTCGTGGA ATACAACAAGAAGCAGCTCAGCCGCATCTACCCCAAGGGCACACGGGTCGACTCCTCCAACTACATGCCCCAGCTCTTCTGGAACGCCGGCTGCCAGATGGTGGCGCTCAACTTCCAGTCCCTCG ACCTGCCCATGCAGCTGAATCTGGGCATGTTTGAGTACAACCGGCGCAGCGGGTACCTGCTGAAGCCCGAGTTCATGCGGCGCGAGGACAAGCTCTTCGATCCCTTCACGGAGAACATCGTGGACGGCATCGTGGCCAATACGGTCAAGGTCAAG ATCATCTCGGGGCAGTTCCTGTCAGACAAGCGGGTGGGCATCTACGTGGAAGTGGACACGTTCGGCCTCCCCGTGGACACCAAGCGCAAGTTCCGGACGCGCCCGTCCCAGGGGAACTCCCTCAACCCCGTGTGGGACGAGGAGCCCTTCGTCTTCCCCAag GTGGTGCTGCCCACGCTGGCCTCCCTGCGCATCGCTGTCTTTGAGGAGGGGGGCAAATTCGTCGGGCACCGGATCCTGCCTGTCTCAGCCATCCGCTCTG GATACCACTACATCTGCCTGCGCAGTGAAAGCAACCAGCCCCTCAGCCTGCCCGCCCTGCTGGTCTACACGGAAGCCAACGACTACATCCCGGACGACCACCAAG ACTACGCAGAGGCCCTGATCAACCCCATCAAACACGTCAGCCTCATGGACCAGCGGGCCAAACAGCTGGTGGCGCTGATGGAAGAAAGCGAG gaGAGTGCAGAGAAGCCGCGGGAAACACCTGGGAAGCAGCGACCTGATGTGGTGGCCGAGCCCCCCACAGATTCCCGACAGCCGCCCACTGCCCTGCTGTCCCCTACCCCCAGTGTCGCCAGCCCAG AGGTGCTCCCCCAGTCCCTGGAGGAGCTGCGGCAGCAAAAGGGCTACATCAAACTGCTGAAGAAACAGTACCGAGAGCTGAAGGAGCTACGCAAGAAGCACATGAAGAACATTTCCAGCCTCAACAAGAAGCTGAGCACTCAAGTCAACCAGCTGCACAGCAACCCCCTCCGGCGCCGCTCCCGGGTGGAATGGAGCCTGCGCCGTGGACAGCAGGA TGCCAACGGCTCCCTGGAGgccctggagcaggaggtgtCTCGGCAGAAGGTGGaactgcaggaggggcagctgcgGGGTCTGCTACAGCTGCGGGAAAACCAGCACCAGGTGGAGCGAGCCCGCAAAATCGAGCACCTGCGCCAG gccCAGCAGCGGCTGCGGGACATTACTCTGGAttgccaggctgcccagctgaagCGAATCAAAGAGATGAGTGAGAG GGAGAAGAAGGAGCTGCAGAAAATCTTGGACCGCAAGCGGCACAACAGCATCACAGAGGCCAAATCCCGGGAGAGGCAGAAGAAGGATGT GGAGCTGACCGAGATTAACAGGCGCCACATCAACGAGTCCGTGAACTCCATCCGCAGG CTGGAGGAGGCCCAGAAGCGGCGCCAGGAGAAGCTGGTGACCGGACACCAGGACATCCTGCAACAGATTGAGGAAGAGGAGCCCAGG CTGGTGGAGAAGCTGGAGCAGGAGTGCGAGCTGGAGGCTCAGGTGCTGCCCCAGGAGATCCGCCGCTTCCTTCAGGCCGAGCTGGAGGGGGGGGTGAGCAACGGGCACCCCCCTGCCGCCCctcaggaagaggaggatgagaacaCGGTGCTGTGA